Proteins encoded within one genomic window of Amorphoplanes friuliensis DSM 7358:
- a CDS encoding carbohydrate ABC transporter permease — protein sequence MAISTRPALPRPATSVSGSPGGSHAKPSSARRWNWFGGGFGWLWLVVVMVPIYWIVITSFKTRANYYAENPLAPPTQPTLENYRQVIEADFTRYFANSVIVTAGATLPAVLISFMAAYAIVRGSGASRFLRSANGVFLMGLAIPLQAVIIPIYLIIIRLQMYDTLLAIILPSIAFAIPLSVLVLANFIRDVPKELFESMRLDGATEWGTLWRLAFPLTRPALVTVIIYQGLGIWNGFILPLILTQSPEQRTLPLGLWSFQGQYGVNVPAVLASVVLTTLPVLICYAIGRRQLLSGLTAGFGK from the coding sequence ATGGCCATCTCGACCCGGCCGGCACTGCCGCGACCCGCCACCTCGGTGTCGGGCTCCCCGGGAGGCTCGCACGCCAAACCGTCCTCGGCGCGTCGCTGGAACTGGTTCGGCGGCGGCTTCGGGTGGCTGTGGCTGGTTGTTGTCATGGTGCCGATCTACTGGATCGTCATCACCAGCTTCAAGACGCGGGCGAACTACTACGCCGAGAACCCGCTCGCACCGCCGACCCAGCCGACGCTGGAGAACTACCGCCAGGTCATCGAGGCCGACTTCACGCGGTACTTCGCGAACAGCGTGATCGTCACGGCCGGGGCGACACTGCCGGCGGTGCTGATCTCGTTCATGGCGGCGTACGCGATCGTCCGGGGCAGCGGGGCCAGCCGCTTCCTGCGGTCGGCCAACGGTGTGTTCCTGATGGGGCTGGCGATCCCGCTGCAGGCGGTGATCATCCCGATCTACCTGATCATCATCCGCCTGCAGATGTACGACACCCTGCTGGCGATCATCCTGCCGTCGATCGCGTTCGCCATCCCGCTCTCGGTGCTGGTGCTCGCGAACTTCATCCGGGACGTGCCCAAGGAGCTGTTCGAGTCCATGCGGCTCGACGGCGCCACCGAGTGGGGAACGTTGTGGCGGCTGGCGTTCCCGCTGACCCGCCCGGCGCTGGTCACGGTGATCATCTATCAGGGTCTGGGCATCTGGAACGGTTTCATCCTGCCGCTGATCCTGACCCAGAGCCCCGAGCAGCGCACCCTGCCGCTCGGACTGTGGAGCTTCCAGGGGCAGTACGGCGTGAACGTGCCGGCCGTGCTCGCGTCGGTCGTGCTCACCACGCTGCCCGTGCTGATCTGCTACGCCATCGGCCGGCGTCAGCTGCTCAGTGGTCTGACCGCGGGCTTCGGGAAGTAG
- a CDS encoding SGNH/GDSL hydrolase family protein gives MSTRREVIALASGAALAAAAPAAAAEAGGRQGDKVWTATWAAVPTTVPPGPPAVLENETVRHVVHVSAGGDHVRVRLTNEFGEQPLELGEVRIARRAGAGASTRTMPGTDRRVTFGGRTATTIPAGAPLVSDPVRLRVPAGTDLTVSLHLPRRTEVTTLAAFAYQENVVAAGNVTAAPEVTPTSVVSQNLFLSGVSVAGGDGTVVTLGDSITNGANTVANLNHRWPDLLAARLRTTRGNLGVANAGVSGNRLLHDPNPPAGSDAEAYAAFFGQSALRRFDRDVLAQPGARFLVVLLGVNDLGHPGTTAPAGEVVSADDLIAGHRQLIARAHQAGLRACGATVLPFKGDTFGFFSADNERKRSALNHWIRTGGEYDAVADFDAAIRDRTDPLRLEPAYDSGDHLHPNDAGMAVLAAAVPLRFFRQVDR, from the coding sequence ATGTCCACCAGACGCGAAGTCATCGCCCTCGCCTCAGGCGCGGCGCTCGCCGCGGCGGCACCGGCGGCGGCCGCGGAGGCGGGTGGCCGCCAGGGTGACAAGGTCTGGACCGCCACCTGGGCGGCCGTGCCGACCACGGTCCCGCCCGGCCCGCCGGCCGTCCTCGAGAACGAGACCGTGCGGCACGTCGTGCACGTCAGCGCCGGCGGCGACCACGTCCGCGTCCGCCTGACGAACGAGTTCGGCGAGCAGCCCCTCGAGCTCGGAGAGGTGCGGATCGCCCGGCGGGCCGGTGCCGGCGCGAGCACCCGGACGATGCCCGGCACCGATCGCCGGGTCACCTTCGGCGGCCGGACCGCCACCACCATTCCCGCAGGCGCGCCGCTGGTGAGCGACCCGGTGCGCCTGCGGGTCCCAGCGGGCACCGATCTGACGGTCAGCCTTCACCTGCCACGGCGCACCGAGGTCACCACACTCGCCGCGTTCGCGTACCAGGAGAACGTGGTCGCGGCCGGGAACGTGACCGCCGCGCCGGAGGTCACACCGACCTCGGTGGTCTCGCAGAATCTGTTCCTCTCCGGTGTGAGCGTGGCCGGTGGGGACGGAACCGTCGTGACGCTCGGCGACTCCATCACCAACGGCGCCAACACGGTCGCCAACCTCAACCACCGCTGGCCCGATCTCCTCGCCGCGCGGCTGCGCACCACCCGGGGAAACCTCGGAGTGGCCAACGCCGGTGTCTCGGGCAACCGGCTGCTGCACGACCCGAACCCGCCCGCGGGCAGCGACGCCGAGGCCTACGCGGCGTTCTTCGGGCAGAGCGCGCTGCGCCGCTTCGACCGCGACGTGCTCGCCCAGCCCGGTGCACGGTTCCTCGTCGTGCTCCTGGGCGTCAACGACCTCGGTCACCCGGGCACGACCGCACCGGCCGGCGAGGTGGTGAGCGCCGACGACCTGATCGCGGGTCACCGGCAGCTGATCGCCCGCGCGCACCAGGCCGGACTGCGGGCCTGCGGGGCGACCGTGCTGCCGTTCAAGGGCGACACCTTCGGCTTCTTCTCCGCGGACAACGAACGCAAGCGCTCGGCCCTGAACCACTGGATCCGCACCGGCGGCGAGTACGACGCGGTCGCCGATTTCGACGCCGCGATCCGCGACCGCACCGACCCTCTGCGGCTGGAACCCGCGTACGACAGCGGTGACCATCTGCACCCCAACGACGCGGGTATGGCGGTGCTGGCCGCCGCCGTGCCACTGCGATTCTTCCGACAGGTGGACCGATGA
- a CDS encoding LacI family DNA-binding transcriptional regulator, with protein MTAQDGRRVTIAAIADAAGVSVPTVSRVLNGRTDVSSETRERVEQLLRDQGYRRRNSRQPGRAQLIDLVFNDLDSPWAVELIRGVEDFAHAAGVGTVVSAVHEDATATRHWLTNLRTRTSDGVVLVMTDVNSPIFTQLHRLHVPAVVIDPANGAAAEVPTVGATNWAGGLSATEHLISLGHRRIGLVAGPRDLLCSRARLDGYRAALDAAGIDLDDKLIMQGDFRHDSGFAAGDRMLDLDDPPTAVFASSDQMALGVYEAARRRGLRIPADLSVVGFDDLPEARWSSPPLTTVRQPLAEMGGLAARTILRMARGETLATPRVELATELVVRDSTAARGSTSRSPRSDH; from the coding sequence GTGACGGCGCAGGACGGCAGACGGGTGACCATCGCGGCCATCGCCGACGCGGCCGGAGTCTCCGTGCCGACGGTGTCCCGCGTGCTCAACGGGCGTACGGACGTCTCGTCGGAGACGCGGGAACGCGTCGAGCAGCTGTTGCGCGACCAGGGCTACCGGCGCCGGAACTCTCGGCAGCCCGGTCGCGCGCAGCTGATCGACCTCGTCTTCAACGACCTGGACAGCCCGTGGGCCGTCGAGCTCATCCGCGGCGTCGAGGACTTCGCCCACGCGGCCGGCGTCGGCACCGTCGTGTCGGCCGTGCACGAGGACGCGACGGCGACCCGGCACTGGCTGACCAACCTGCGGACCCGGACCTCCGACGGCGTCGTGCTGGTGATGACCGACGTCAACTCGCCGATCTTCACGCAACTGCACCGCCTGCACGTCCCGGCCGTCGTGATCGACCCGGCGAACGGCGCCGCCGCCGAGGTGCCGACCGTCGGCGCCACGAACTGGGCGGGCGGGCTCAGCGCCACCGAGCACCTGATCTCCCTGGGGCACCGCCGGATCGGGCTGGTCGCCGGTCCGCGCGACCTGCTCTGCAGCCGCGCCCGGCTCGACGGGTACAGGGCGGCCCTCGACGCGGCCGGCATCGACCTCGACGACAAGCTGATCATGCAGGGCGATTTCCGCCACGACTCCGGATTTGCCGCCGGTGACCGGATGCTCGACCTCGACGACCCGCCGACCGCTGTCTTCGCGTCCAGCGACCAGATGGCGCTGGGGGTCTACGAGGCCGCGCGCCGCCGGGGGCTGCGGATACCGGCGGACCTGAGCGTGGTCGGCTTCGACGACCTGCCCGAGGCCCGCTGGTCCTCGCCGCCGCTGACCACCGTGCGGCAACCGCTGGCCGAGATGGGCGGGCTCGCCGCGCGCACGATCCTGAGGATGGCGCGCGGCGAGACCCTGGCGACCCCGCGCGTCGAGCTGGCGACAGAACTCGTCGTGCGGGACAGCACCGCGGCTCGGGGTTCTACTTCCCGAAGCCCGCGGTCAGACCACTGA
- a CDS encoding extracellular solute-binding protein, protein MERSPISRRTLLSLTAAAGAGAALAACGSSGPGTSSGGGKAGTASYWFLTGQPGEGIRQAAAERFNKANPDTKLQFTAFENDAYKAKIKTAIGAGQAPTLIWGWGGGGLKSYVDAGQVEDLTDWFGQNAPIKDKLFPTSFGPATINNKIYAMPCETVQPIVLYYNKKVFDQAGAKPPQSWGEMMALVETFKGKGITPFSLAGKSRWTNMMWLEFLLDRIGGPEVFQSVFEGEKDAWSNPAVTDMLTKLVQLIDAGGFGKGYSSVDAGNNADQALLYTGKAAMMLHGGWTYGSMKNDGGKFVADGNLGWMNFPGVEGGKGDPTDTVGNPGQYLAISSKATAEQKETAKKFFQTGVLDADETKAWINDGGSVPVVKGTESVLAASPDAAFLKFVYDTSVNAKVFAQSWDQALSPTAAEALLDNIAKLFQKQVSPQQWVTNMNQVIGK, encoded by the coding sequence GTGGAACGCAGCCCGATATCCCGTCGCACCCTTCTGAGCCTCACGGCCGCCGCCGGTGCGGGCGCGGCCCTGGCCGCCTGTGGCAGCTCCGGCCCCGGCACCAGCTCCGGAGGTGGCAAGGCCGGCACGGCCAGCTACTGGTTCCTCACCGGCCAGCCCGGCGAGGGCATCCGGCAGGCCGCGGCGGAGCGGTTCAACAAGGCCAACCCCGACACCAAGCTCCAGTTCACGGCGTTCGAGAACGACGCCTACAAGGCGAAGATCAAGACGGCGATCGGCGCCGGCCAGGCTCCCACGCTGATCTGGGGCTGGGGCGGTGGCGGCCTGAAGAGCTACGTGGACGCCGGCCAGGTCGAGGACCTGACCGACTGGTTCGGCCAGAACGCCCCGATCAAGGACAAGCTGTTCCCGACCTCGTTCGGCCCCGCCACGATCAACAACAAGATCTACGCGATGCCGTGCGAGACCGTGCAGCCGATCGTCCTGTACTACAACAAGAAGGTTTTCGACCAGGCCGGCGCGAAGCCGCCGCAGTCCTGGGGCGAGATGATGGCGCTGGTCGAGACGTTCAAGGGCAAGGGCATCACGCCGTTCTCGCTGGCCGGCAAGTCCCGCTGGACCAACATGATGTGGCTGGAGTTCCTGCTGGACCGCATCGGCGGCCCGGAGGTCTTCCAGAGTGTCTTCGAGGGTGAGAAGGACGCCTGGTCCAACCCGGCCGTGACGGACATGCTCACCAAGCTCGTGCAGCTGATCGACGCCGGCGGTTTCGGCAAGGGCTACTCCTCGGTCGACGCGGGCAACAACGCCGACCAGGCCCTGCTCTACACCGGCAAGGCGGCGATGATGCTGCACGGCGGCTGGACCTACGGCAGCATGAAGAACGACGGTGGCAAGTTCGTGGCCGACGGTAACCTCGGCTGGATGAACTTCCCCGGTGTCGAGGGTGGCAAGGGCGACCCGACCGACACGGTCGGCAACCCGGGCCAGTACCTCGCGATCTCCTCCAAGGCCACGGCCGAGCAGAAGGAGACCGCGAAGAAGTTCTTCCAGACCGGTGTCCTCGACGCCGACGAGACCAAGGCGTGGATCAACGACGGCGGTTCCGTCCCGGTCGTCAAGGGCACCGAGAGTGTCCTGGCCGCGTCCCCCGACGCCGCGTTCCTCAAGTTCGTCTACGACACCTCGGTCAACGCCAAGGTCTTCGCGCAGTCCTGGGACCAGGCGCTGAGCCCGACCGCGGCCGAGGCGCTGCTGGACAACATCGCCAAGTTGTTCCAGAAGCAGGTGTCGCCCCAGCAGTGGGTCACCAACATGAACCAGGTCATCGGCAAATGA
- a CDS encoding carbohydrate ABC transporter permease yields the protein MTALAPPPVRVADRSTSTGGRSKSVVWMVLPALVMFAAFGIIPLLGVLGLSFTQWDGIGAINPAGADNWFSVLSEPGLLHALWVTFLIMALSWVFQTPVSLLIGVFLASRKRYRGFLAVLYFIPLLLSSAAIAITFSALLNPNFGLGAGLGVEFLNQDWLGQSNLAIATLIFVVSWQFIPFHSLIYQGGVRQIPTSMYEAAQIDGAGRVRTFFSITLPQLKYTIITSSTLMVVGSLTFFDLIFVLTAGGPGDATRVLALEMYQTGFRANLMGPASVIAVILVLVGLGLALLLRRLGGGSASDSQLEGA from the coding sequence ATGACGGCTCTTGCTCCGCCCCCGGTCCGGGTGGCGGACCGCTCCACCTCGACCGGCGGGCGGAGCAAGTCCGTGGTGTGGATGGTGCTGCCCGCGCTCGTGATGTTCGCGGCGTTCGGCATCATCCCGCTCCTGGGTGTGCTCGGCCTGAGCTTCACGCAGTGGGACGGCATCGGCGCGATCAACCCGGCCGGCGCCGACAACTGGTTCTCGGTGCTGAGCGAGCCCGGCCTGCTGCACGCGCTGTGGGTGACGTTCCTGATCATGGCGCTGTCCTGGGTCTTCCAGACGCCGGTGAGCCTGCTGATCGGTGTCTTCCTGGCCTCGCGCAAGCGATACCGCGGGTTCCTCGCGGTGCTCTACTTCATCCCGCTCCTGCTGAGCTCGGCGGCCATCGCGATCACCTTCAGCGCGCTGCTGAACCCGAACTTCGGTCTGGGCGCGGGTCTGGGTGTCGAGTTCCTCAACCAGGACTGGCTGGGTCAGAGCAACCTCGCGATCGCGACACTCATCTTCGTGGTGTCCTGGCAGTTCATCCCGTTCCACTCGCTGATCTACCAGGGCGGGGTGCGGCAGATCCCGACCTCGATGTACGAGGCAGCGCAGATCGACGGCGCCGGGCGGGTCCGCACGTTCTTCAGCATCACCCTGCCGCAGCTCAAGTACACGATCATCACGTCGTCGACGCTGATGGTGGTGGGGTCGCTGACGTTCTTCGACCTGATCTTCGTGCTCACCGCCGGTGGTCCCGGCGACGCCACCCGGGTGCTGGCCCTGGAGATGTACCAGACCGGCTTCCGGGCCAACCTCATGGGCCCGGCCAGCGTCATTGCCGTGATCCTGGTGCTCGTCGGCCTGGGTCTCGCGCTGCTGCTGCGCAGGCTCGGCGGCGGTAGCGCCTCCGACAGCCAACTGGAAGGTGCCTGA
- a CDS encoding beta-glucosidase — translation MTTPDWHDTSLPVADRVSLLLAEMTLEEKVAQLGSRWVNNDLEDTGESDPDPDTNHNVAPMQDVFAASSSISLSDASRHGLGHLTRVYGGVPVTAEEGAAEVIRQHRIVLQDNRLGIPAMVHEECLTGFTTYGATVYPAAIAWGATFDPELIERMAAAIGRDMAAVGVHQGLSPVVDVVRDYRWGRVEETMGEDPYLVSMLGSAYVRGLQSSGVIATLKHFAGYSASRSARNHGPVPMGRRELMDVILPSFETAVTVAGVGSVMNSYSDVDGVPAGADPWLMTEVLRDQWGFTGTVVSDYWAVPFLATMHRVASDTADAGVQALTAGIDVELPDTLGYGSALVERVRSGEVSEELVDRAARRLLTQKVELGLLDPDWTPEASVARAAGIDLDSPANRELARELAERSIVLLEAGTALPVLGDDRPPLRQVAIVGPCADDPRTFMGCYAFPNHVLPRHPGLGLGIEVPTVVEALREELPDVKIVHEQGSQVQGTDRTGFAAAVAAARDSDLCVAVVGDLAGLFGHGTSGEGCDAQDLRLPGVQAELLTELLETGTPVVVVVVSGRPYALGEVHGRAAGLVQAFMPGEEAGGAIAGILSGRLQPGGKLPVQIPRHAGSQPGTYLQPPLGADRTDISNLDPTPLFPFGHGSSYTTFELGDFAIDATEVPTDAEFTVSVKVRNTGSRAGDEVVQLYLHDTVAQVTRPVKQLTGFARVHLEAGADAEVRFQVHADRTAFTGRDLQRIVEPGEIEVLVGTSAGNLPCQGSVHLTGPLRTVGADRRLITPVEVIQNAR, via the coding sequence GTGACGACACCTGACTGGCACGACACCTCGTTGCCCGTCGCCGACCGGGTCAGCCTGCTGCTGGCGGAGATGACTCTCGAGGAGAAGGTCGCACAGCTGGGCAGCCGGTGGGTGAACAACGACCTCGAGGACACCGGCGAGAGCGATCCGGACCCCGACACGAACCACAACGTCGCCCCGATGCAGGACGTCTTCGCCGCCTCCAGCTCGATCTCGCTCTCCGACGCCAGCCGGCACGGGCTCGGCCACCTCACCCGCGTCTACGGCGGCGTGCCCGTCACCGCGGAAGAGGGCGCGGCCGAGGTGATCCGCCAGCACCGCATCGTCCTGCAGGACAACCGGCTGGGGATCCCGGCCATGGTGCACGAGGAGTGCCTGACCGGCTTCACCACGTACGGCGCGACCGTCTACCCGGCCGCCATCGCGTGGGGCGCCACCTTCGACCCGGAGCTCATCGAGCGGATGGCCGCGGCGATCGGCCGGGACATGGCCGCCGTGGGTGTGCACCAGGGCCTGTCCCCCGTCGTCGACGTCGTCCGCGACTACCGGTGGGGCCGGGTCGAGGAGACCATGGGCGAGGACCCGTACCTCGTGTCGATGCTGGGTTCGGCGTACGTCCGGGGTCTGCAGAGCTCCGGGGTCATCGCCACCCTCAAGCACTTCGCGGGCTACTCGGCGTCACGCTCGGCCCGCAACCACGGCCCGGTGCCGATGGGCCGTCGTGAGCTCATGGACGTGATCCTGCCGAGCTTCGAGACCGCGGTGACCGTCGCCGGGGTCGGCTCGGTCATGAACTCCTACTCCGATGTGGACGGTGTCCCCGCCGGCGCCGACCCGTGGCTGATGACCGAGGTGCTCCGCGACCAGTGGGGCTTCACCGGCACCGTGGTCTCGGACTACTGGGCGGTGCCCTTCCTCGCCACGATGCACCGCGTCGCCTCGGACACCGCCGACGCCGGCGTGCAGGCCCTCACGGCCGGCATCGACGTCGAGCTGCCGGACACCCTCGGCTACGGCTCCGCCCTGGTCGAGCGGGTGCGCAGCGGCGAGGTGAGCGAGGAGCTCGTCGACCGGGCCGCCCGTCGCCTGCTGACCCAGAAGGTCGAACTGGGCCTGCTCGACCCGGACTGGACCCCCGAGGCCTCGGTGGCCCGGGCGGCCGGGATCGACCTCGACTCCCCCGCCAACCGGGAGCTCGCCCGCGAGCTGGCCGAACGCTCGATCGTGCTGCTCGAGGCCGGCACCGCCCTCCCGGTGCTCGGCGACGACCGCCCGCCGCTGCGCCAGGTGGCTATCGTCGGGCCGTGCGCCGACGACCCGCGTACGTTCATGGGCTGCTACGCGTTCCCGAACCACGTCCTGCCCCGCCACCCCGGTCTCGGGCTCGGCATCGAGGTGCCCACGGTCGTCGAGGCGCTCCGGGAGGAGCTCCCCGACGTGAAGATCGTGCACGAGCAGGGCAGCCAGGTGCAGGGCACCGACCGGACCGGTTTTGCCGCCGCCGTCGCCGCGGCCCGCGACTCGGACCTGTGCGTGGCGGTCGTCGGTGACCTCGCGGGGCTGTTCGGCCACGGCACCTCGGGTGAGGGCTGCGACGCCCAGGACCTGCGGCTGCCGGGCGTCCAGGCGGAGCTGCTCACCGAGCTCCTCGAGACGGGTACGCCGGTCGTCGTCGTGGTGGTCTCCGGCCGCCCGTACGCCCTGGGTGAGGTGCACGGCCGCGCGGCCGGCCTGGTCCAGGCGTTCATGCCGGGCGAGGAGGCGGGCGGTGCCATCGCCGGCATCCTGAGCGGCCGCCTCCAGCCCGGCGGCAAGCTGCCGGTGCAGATCCCGCGCCACGCGGGCAGCCAGCCGGGCACCTACCTGCAGCCGCCGCTCGGTGCGGACCGGACCGACATCAGCAACCTCGATCCGACACCGCTGTTCCCGTTCGGCCACGGCTCGTCGTACACGACGTTCGAGCTCGGCGACTTCGCGATCGACGCCACGGAGGTCCCCACCGACGCCGAGTTCACGGTGTCGGTGAAGGTGCGCAACACCGGGAGCCGGGCCGGTGACGAGGTGGTCCAGCTCTACCTGCACGACACGGTCGCGCAGGTGACCCGTCCGGTGAAGCAGCTGACGGGCTTCGCGCGGGTCCACCTGGAGGCGGGCGCCGACGCGGAGGTCCGCTTCCAGGTGCACGCCGACCGCACGGCTTTCACGGGCCGCGACCTGCAGCGCATCGTCGAGCCCGGCGAGATCGAGGTGCTCGTCGGAACGTCGGCGGGGAACCTCCCGTGCCAGGGCTCGGTCCACCTGACCGGCCCGCTGCGGACGGTCGGCGCGGACCGCCGGCTCATCACCCCGGTCGAGGTGATCCAGAACGCCCGGTGA
- a CDS encoding endo-1,4-beta-xylanase, producing the protein MRVHKAWSAAALASLALLAGSPAVAAEDPAAAAVKPASPREQSLRVLADRAGVRIGTAVDTTALAADAPYRETIEREFSSVTPENVMKWQLVEPQQGVYDWAAADRLVDFARANGQTVRGHTLVWHSQNPDWLTEDAFTPAQLRALLRKHVIDQVTHFKGRIWHWDVANEIFNDDGTWRDTIWLRNLGKGYVADAFRWARQADPQAKLFLNDYNNEGVNAKSDAYYRLVRELKAQRVPVDGYGIQGHLAVQYGVPGDTLANLRRFEALGLQTAFTEVDVRMPLPADPIKVQAQAQGFTALLQACLLARRCVSYTLWGFTDRYSWVPDVFDGEGSATPLDADLVPKPAWFAMRDTLTLAGR; encoded by the coding sequence ATGAGAGTCCACAAAGCTTGGAGCGCGGCCGCTCTGGCCTCGCTCGCCCTGCTGGCCGGCTCCCCCGCCGTGGCGGCGGAGGACCCGGCGGCGGCTGCCGTGAAGCCCGCCTCGCCGCGCGAACAAAGTCTGCGGGTCCTCGCCGACCGCGCCGGGGTGCGCATCGGGACCGCGGTCGACACGACGGCTCTGGCCGCCGACGCCCCCTACCGTGAGACCATCGAGCGCGAGTTCAGCTCGGTGACGCCCGAGAACGTCATGAAGTGGCAGCTCGTCGAGCCCCAGCAGGGTGTCTACGACTGGGCGGCCGCCGACCGGCTGGTCGACTTCGCCCGGGCCAACGGCCAGACCGTCCGCGGCCACACGCTGGTCTGGCACAGCCAGAACCCGGACTGGCTGACCGAGGACGCATTCACCCCCGCCCAGCTGCGCGCGCTGCTGCGCAAGCACGTCATCGATCAGGTGACCCACTTCAAGGGCCGGATCTGGCACTGGGACGTCGCCAACGAGATCTTCAACGACGACGGCACCTGGCGCGACACCATCTGGCTGCGCAACCTCGGGAAGGGCTACGTCGCCGACGCGTTCCGCTGGGCCCGCCAGGCCGACCCGCAGGCCAAGCTCTTCCTGAACGACTACAACAACGAGGGTGTCAACGCCAAGAGCGACGCGTACTACCGGCTGGTCCGCGAGCTCAAGGCGCAGCGGGTGCCCGTCGACGGCTACGGCATCCAGGGCCACCTCGCCGTCCAGTACGGCGTACCCGGCGACACGCTGGCCAACCTGCGCCGGTTCGAGGCGCTCGGCCTGCAGACCGCCTTCACCGAGGTCGACGTACGCATGCCCCTGCCCGCCGACCCGATCAAGGTCCAGGCGCAGGCTCAGGGCTTCACGGCGCTGCTCCAGGCCTGCCTGCTGGCCCGGCGCTGCGTGTCGTACACGCTGTGGGGCTTCACCGACCGCTACTCGTGGGTTCCGGACGTCTTCGACGGTGAGGGTTCGGCGACACCGCTGGACGCCGATCTGGTCCCCAAGCCCGCGTGGTTCGCGATGCGCGACACCCTGACACTCGCCGGGCGCTGA